A region of Patescibacteria group bacterium DNA encodes the following proteins:
- a CDS encoding DUF6516 family protein yields the protein YRKGSNNLFRYDNAPDPRAKNLKTFPYHKHLEDGNITESKQMELTDIINEIENLFISEDND from the coding sequence ATTATCGAAAAGGTTCTAATAATTTATTCAGATATGATAATGCCCCCGACCCAAGGGCTAAAAACTTAAAGACATTTCCTTACCATAAACACCTTGAAGATGGAAATATTACTGAATCAAAACAGATGGAATTAACAGACATTATTAATGAAATTGAGAACCTTTTTATTTCAGAAGATAATGATTGA